In Phragmites australis chromosome 17, lpPhrAust1.1, whole genome shotgun sequence, the following are encoded in one genomic region:
- the LOC133896855 gene encoding uncharacterized protein LOC133896855: protein MQIGGRGTTGGKSQASRGAVAGSSHQAKRRGAAGSRAAAPGDKGKRPQMFVPQLSSSSSLLPPRQLPSAGSAKEGGQGGQSSDTEFATEPRSRAREPKDQGQRGGSIASAQADPPPETGSTATPQRPEGQSPPPKRRRADSGPKLQGPEFKIPESRWQYHGPKSA, encoded by the coding sequence ATGCAAATCGGCGGTAGGGGTACCACGGGCGGCAAGTCGCAGGCCAGCCGTGGGGCCgtcgcaggcagcagccatcaggccaaAAGAAGAGGCGCCGCCGGTAGCAGAGCGGCGGCCCCCGGGGACAAGGGAAAGCGCCCCCAGATGTTCGTGCCGCAGctgtcgtcctcgtcgtcgctgtTGCCTCCACGGCAACTGCCATCGGCGGGcagcgcgaaggagggaggccaggGCGGCCAGTCGTCCGACACGGAATTTGCGACGGAGCCGAGGTCCAGGGCGCGGGAGCCCAAAGACCAAGGGCAGCGTGGTGGCTCTatagcgagtgcccaagccgacCCGCCGCCGGAGACGGGCTCCACGGCGACCCCTCAGCGGCCCGAGGGACAGAGCCCcccaccgaagaggaggagggcagacTCTGGGCCGAAGCTGCagggcccggagttcaagatcccaGAGTCCCGGTGGCAATACCACGGACCAAAGTCAGCGTGA